From the Tursiops truncatus isolate mTurTru1 chromosome 6, mTurTru1.mat.Y, whole genome shotgun sequence genome, the window AGGTGAACTCACCTCCCAGCCCTGTCGCCACCCCCTactcccagggcagggcagggcagggcagggcagcccagggcctgggtaTCCATCCCTCTTTGTCTAATCCTGATTGAGAGGCAGGGGACGCGACTCGGGGACGCCTCACAGGCTGCTGGGGCGAGCAGGCCTGGCCTCTCGGGCATGGCTTTAGCGGGGTCACATGATCTTCTGGGCAGGAGGGGCTCTGAGCCAAGAATCAGCCTGtgcaccccacctcccacctgctCCCCACTCCGGAGTTCGGGTCCCCCTttcctccagcctctgctccctcCACGAGCGTTAGGAGGAGAGCGGGATGGGAGTGACACTCAGACCGGGCCCAAAGCTGGCACCCTTCCCACACACGGCTCGCTCCCTTCCTTTCATACGCGATTTATCCATGAGGGgaccaggtggggagggggccgcCGGCTGTAACCCACACCATCCCCCGCCCCTCCATCCGGGCCCTGTGCCTCCAGGCCCGTGTCCCGTTCCTCACCGATGATCATGGAGAAGACGCGGGTGGGCTCTTTGCCCGTGACCTTCCTGTACAGCTGCGGGTAGTAGAGCTCCAGGCTCTCTAGGAACGCCACGTAGCCCTTGTGGCCAGTCCGCTGCAGGATGTCCAGGAGCACACCTGCGACCCAGAGGACACGTGTGGGCACGCAAGGCTGCAGAACCCCAAGAGGCTGCAGTGGCGGGGGTCTGGACGGctctcccagggcctcagctGTGTGTGAAGCACCACAGCTGCGGGCAGACGGGGCCGGGGGGCCTccgggggacgggggtgggggatgggcacTGACCCACTTTCCGCTTGCGGATGACCAGGCTGGGGTCGCTGAGCACCTGCTCTTCGTCATCGGGGTTCAGGACCTTGCACTGGCGCAGGTAGGGCGTGATGCGGGCGGGGTCGATGATGGAGATGAGCTTCACACGGAAGCCCTCCAGGGCGCTCCAGCACTCGTCCTCGTTCTCGTAGTCGGACATGGCGTAGTCGGGGCAGGCGGCTGGGAGGGATGCCGTGGCTGAGCAGCAGGCATTGCCGGGAGCCAGGCCTGCGCCTCGCCCGCCAGGGCTCTGGGCAGAGCCAGACCAGGAACCCAGCCCAGGGGCGTCCAGGAGAGGGGCCACCAAGAGAGGGAGAAGCCCCCGCTCCCTCCCATTGGCTCGCCCGGCATTGCCCTTCACGGCCCTGCTCCCGCCCCTCTGGCCGCCCTGGGCTTTTTCTCTCCCTGGGTCACCCCAATAAGCATGGGGAACGGCGTGGAGATGCTCCAGGGTCAGGTGGCATCTAGGAGAACACGCTCCCCTGCACTACAGCCCTCCTTTGGCCCTGTCCCCCCAGAGCACCCCAAAGTGCTGCGGGGCAGGCGGGAGGCTGCCCCCTACCCACGGAGCTGTTTGCGCCACCTACCAGCACAACCTCCCTGGCACACGGGGGAGGgatcccagccccagcccccgaGGTGCCAGGCTGTGCTGGCGGGACTGCCTCCTTCCTCGCGGGGCAGTGCCTGCTCACATCCACTcccatcccctcctctccttccgcAGCTGGTGACGCAACAGTCACCTAGCAGCTTCCGGGCCGGCCTGCTCCGGGTCAGGCTCGGTGACAGGGTGCCCTCCAGGAAGGGTGACTGTGGACGGCCCACGGTGGAGGGAGAGCCAGGGGCCCGGGCGCACTGGGAGGGGTGGTTGTGTCGCCCAGGGCTGGCCTGGAACGCAGCTCCGTgcctcctccagcctctgggaCACCAGCCGTCCAGGCTCCTCCTGTCTACCTCCCAGGCGAGGCCTGCTCTTGGCCGCACTCTTGGGGACTGTCAGGCCAGCTCTCCGACAGGGGACCATCTACGCTGAAACCGCCCGCCGCTATTCCCTTCTACACTACCAGTGGGGGAACCACTCTCTCCAGGGCCAGGCTGAGCCGGGAGCAGCCATGTGGTGGCCTCCTCTCAGCAGTGGGGACGGAGACCCTGACCCCGCCGTCGCAGGCTGAGCCTTTGGCCTGTGTGGGAAACACCGGCTTCCAGCCCAAAGGGACTGGGCCACCCTCCTAGAGACGCAGCTGGCAGCAGGTTCGCGCTGTCCTGTCAGCCCACCCACCCAGCAACAGACAAAGCATTGAATGAAAACACCAGCAACTTGGGGTCTTTGGAGTGTCTGGCCCGGTCCCCGCCTTCCTAGCCTGATGTCCACGCGTCCCACACCTGACAATGCCCTGCTGCTTATTCCAGTGAAACGACCAGCAGGTACCGGGTGGCTGTGAAGGGACAGGGCAGCAGAGCGAGGCCACCTGATGCCCTCCTGGGGTATTTGCTCCagaccctgctccctgccccaagCCTGAGCTGGGCCACAGCGGCTTCCCAACCATCTGAAGCAAGGGCACCAGGCCGGCCTACCTCGGGGTCCTCCTGGGGCACCTAGCCGGACACCGGTCAGCCTGGGCCGCCCAATTCAGTGTGTGGCAGGACTGCCGGGCTGCCGGGACAGAGGGCGGGCGGGGCCAGAGGAAAGCCGTGCACTTCCTGATGGGTCCGCTTAACCCCACAGAGGCCCGGCTGTCCTCCCGCAGGGGACCGTCTCCGCGCTGCCTTCTGATTCGCCCAAGCAGGGCGGCCCCAGGAGGCGGGGACAGGGAAGTGGAAGCTGCCGGCTGCCGAGGAAAGCGGCTCCTGCTTGGAGCCCCCCGCGccgcgcccccccaccccgggcgcCTCCCCGCCGGCCAGCCCAGTGCCAGGGCCCCGGAGCCTGCCCTGGAGGCCCAGCCCCGACCTTGCAGAGTGGGAGCGCGAGCCGTGGCTCTGCCAGTGTTGGACGAGGCCAAGCCACCGTCCCGTCCATTCTGGTTCCATAAGGACTGCAGCGTGGTGTCCAAAGAGAGCATGGGGCtggcggggggggcggggctgcaggCCCTAAGCCTAGCCCCCAGCCCATGGTGCAGCTGGCTCAGCCTCTCCCTTCCTGggagcagcccctccccaccaggaCACACGGGACAGCGACAGCAGGGCCCCACGGGAATCCCCAGGCCACCGCCCCACCAGAGTGGCCTCACTGGTTGAACTGAGAGAGCTGCCACCTGCCAGGTCGAGCAACAGCTCCGGGAAGGGTTTGCGGCTGGGTGGGCAGGGGCCTGACCAGCACTGCTGGCTCCCTTCCTGTAGGGTCCTGAGCCCCTCAGCCCCAGGGTTTTTCTCTGCCTCCTGGGCCCATGGTGGTCAGTAGGCTAAACCCCAGGAATCCCGGCACCACCAGGCGCTGCTGAGTGGCCGGGCCTCCCCGCAGGCCTCCAGGAGGCCCGAGGTCACCCTCCAGGCATGACCCTCCAGGCACAGGCAGGCCCCTAGCCCCCTAGGGGAGCCGTGTTCTGGGGGATCCTGCCCCGGACTGGAGGGTCTTGGGGGGAAGTCCTGGTACAGGAGTGGCAGGAGCTGCGGCTCTGCGCACCCAGCAGGCAGAGGGCCGGTGCCGGGCCCTCCGTGACCCAGTGTTTCCTGTTTCATGACATGAGACTAAGGAAGGAGTCTTCCTCACGGTGTGTTTATGAATTAAATAATAACAACGCTACGTTCTCTGACCACGTcagaatcaaactagaaatcggTAACAGGAGGACATCGGGAAAATCACTAAGTGTCTGGGAATTAAATAACCATCATCTTAAATAACCCACAGCCCAGAGGAGATCACAAGGAAACCTGGAACTGGTGAGCCCAGTACCAGAGGCACAAagtgaaacacacacacccacgtgGCGAGTCAGCCTGTGGCTGTGTGACGTGACGTGGGGTGTCTGGGTGCGGGCAAAGGGGAGACAGGTGACCCCAAGTGACTGCTGTCTGGGGGGGCAAGACACACGCTGGGCACACTTGTCCCATTTCTCTGTGttggaaaatttccctaataagGTGAAAGCAAAGGGGAGCAGCGTGCAGGAACAAAGCTCCAGGAAAGCCAGTGTCTCGGAGGTGTAACCGAACCCCCACACCCGCGCTCCTTTAGGCCGGAGGGACAGAGAGGCCGCGGGGGTTCGGCCTCCTGCCAAAGAAACGCCTGCACAGAATCAAAAGGGCACTGGCCCGGGGCTGCCGTGGGGGCTGTGGGTACTCAGGCTGCCGCTGGTTCTGGGGACCCGCCTGGGTCGGCCTGTGTGGTCTGGATGGCAGAAGTGGGCCCGCCCCATGCCTGCGGCGGCACCCGGGTGGGCGCTGGGCTGCCCTTCCGCTTGGAGCAGCCCCCAGCCTGAAGGCTAGAGCCACAAGTGTTTCTCGTGAGATGGGTAACGCTCTGTTTCTCCCCCTCCACAGGCCCCTAGAGGCCAAGCGTGCAGGGGCTCCGTggaccccagggcccagctggcgCACTCCCCACACTTCCAGGGGTGGCCCAGTCCCTCTGCACACCGCCCAGTACCTCAGGACGAGACCACCAAAAGCACGTGGcttgcttttaattaaaaaacaggaCATTTCTTCATTCCTCCCGATATCATGGTTTGCACTCGGGGACCAGCCGAGCCCATCACGACGCGGCCGCTGTTGGCAGAGCCCTTCTGCCACGGGCTGGGTGCCGGCCTCCCGGGGTGGGCAGGCTCGCTGGGTCCAGCACGAGCCCCACCTCCTGTCGGCAGCAGCAGTGGCTGTCCGGCCCTGGGAAGTCCTGGAACACAAGATCACCCCGATGGCAGGGGGCCCTCACCCCAGCCGGACCCCGCGGATGGGAACGCAGAGGGACAGCACTCTGCCTCGTGGGGCAGGGCGGGCTGGAGTGAGGCCTGGCTGCCCCCCTGCGGTCCGCGGAGCGGGCCGTGCGGAGGACTGGCCCTGGAGCCTGAGTGGGCTCTAAGCAGGCCCACCCCAGGCATCCCCTCTGCggtcccccacccacccagagcTCCTGCTCCGGCTCTAGCCATCTAGCCCAGGACCCAGAACCTCCCACAGCGCAGCCCGCGCTGTGCTGAAGGacccagctcctgcctctgcGACAACCCCCCGACCCGGGTCTCGGCGTGTGAAAACCGACCATGCTGGGCCTATCTGGTGCCTGCTGTCTGGGCACTGGGGACCCCATGCTTGCCCTACGGGCTCACGTTCAGGGGAGACAACAGACAGATACATGGACCACGTCAGGCGTCAGGGACGGGCAAGCGCCACAAGGACAGACGGGCACTGGGACAGCGATGCCACCTTAGGACGGTTGGGGAGGGCGTCTCTGAGGAGCTGACCACCGAGCAGAGACCCGGATAGAGAGGTGACAGCCTTGCAGACAGACGGGGAGAAGAGTCCCAAGCAGAGAGGACAGAAGTGCCAAGGCCCCAAGGCACACGTGGGCCGGCAGGAGGGAAGCAGCAGAGGCTGGGGTGCGGAACCCAGTGGCAGAggggagagtgagggaggggagggtctCCGAGACCCGGCCCGCAGTGGCCTGGTTATACCACACCCCACCCCGCGTGACAACAAGAAGCTGAGATGAGCTCCTGAGGCCCCGTGTGCCCGGCGCAAAGCTGAGGGAGGGCCCGGGTCCCTCACCCTGCCGTTCACTCCAGCCTCCTCCGCTTCCGGGCATGCCGGGCATGCCGTGTCTGGAGCACGTCAAGCTCATCGGGACTGTCCgggcaggagggggcagaggcCTGTCCGGGGTGTGGCGATCCCTGAAACTAAGTCCAGGCAGAGAAAAAGTGACTCTCCAGCCAggatgggcaggggagggggtggcggCAAGGGACAGGTAGCTCCTTGGACTTGTCCCCGCCGAGATGGGACAGGACGTGCTGCCTTCCTGGGGTCACATGCGGGCTCTGGCTTTCCGCTGACCCCTCTCTCACTCGGGGGCTCCAATCCCCTCTGAGCAGCCCCCCTAGAGCCAGCCATCTATGCCACGGTTCCCCCAAACTGGGCTGGCCGGGCAGGGATGGAGGACCACGGAAGGCTGCACACACTGCGGGGGACAGCGAGCCTTTTGCCCTCAACACCTATTTAGGGCCCAGCAGTGTTTTGCCTTTGCTTCAGTCCAGAAGCCCCCCCCCGGACTCCTAAGGCCGTGCTCCTGGGAAGGaggggggccgggccgggccgggccgcgGGCAGGTGGGACTGGCACAGCTCAGCGACAACCCCGCCTCCCCGGCCCCGGCAACGCATGAGGGCGGCCCCAGGCTCGACCAGGCCAGCAGCGAGGCCACCCTGCGAGAAGGCGAGGGACTGCTTCTGGGGATTCTCTGGGGGGTCACCACCTGCTCGCTGGACACCACCTGCCAGGGACCTCAGGGCCCTCCCTGTCCTGAGGCGACCCGGCTCTCCTGCTCAGCCCAGGCAACAGGGACTAGGGGCTCCCTGGGTGCACGGGTCAGGGGACACCTTCACACGTGTGTGCGGCGGGTTTCTTGTCAGGTAACAGTTACGGTGGTTTTGCTTCCACAGCTTAGAGAACTCTGCACGTGGACGTGCTGGAGTCGGCAACTGGACGGACCCCCACGAAGTGCAGGCGCACAGACAGCCCCCCAGAGGTGTGAGTGTGTGAGCGTGCGCACGCGCGGGGGGCATGGAGACTCCTGTGGACGAGGCCTGGGTGGCGGGACCCCCATGCCGGCAGTGAGGTTCCTGCCGCCGGAGTCCGCGCGTGTGGGGTGCACAGAGCGGCCTCTTCCTCCGCAGAAACCAGCCGCTGGCCCCCCTGCCGTGAcctccccctgctcccaccccccgTGCTCCGGGCGGGGGCCGACACCCACAGGGGGTGAGGCGCACCGGGGGATGCGGACGGGCGTGGGGAAGGGGGCGAGGGCTCCACGCCTGCAACCACCTACCTGAGCAGGCATGGCGGCCGCCTGCGCACCGCTGGCTGGGTCCCCCGGCTGCCCGGCCACAAGCTCTGGCTGACCCGGGCTGCTGTCATCACTGTCGCTCTCGGGGCTGGACCTCATGGCTACTGACAGGGTGGTGGGCACGCCGCGGGGGGACAGGGTGGCCAGGAGTGCGGGGAGGGCGAAGGCCGCCAGGAAGCGCACCCGCAGCAGCATGTAGGCCGGGCTGTCCCGGAGCTGCTCGCGCACACGCCCCAGCGAGGCCTGCAGGGCTCCGGCTGCCCCGCTGGGCACCAGGGAGGCGGCTCTGTGCTCCAAGGCCTTCTTGCGGAGCAGGAGGCCAGACAGTGTCCGCAGGCTGCACAGCGTGGGAGGCTGGTAGGACAGCCTGCTGCCCAGCGGGGGCACACGTACCCCCCGCTGCCCCCTCAGCCACTCCCGCACAGCTGCCTCGCCCTCCTGGGAGAGGAGGCGCAAGTCCAGGGCCCTCTTCTCAGGCCTGCGCCGGGGCGGGGGTGGCCCCTCCAGGCCCGAAGGCCTCCTGGGCTCCCCTGGCCCTGAGGTGGTCCCGGGGGGCTCCGCTTCAGAGCCGTCAGCCAGGGGCGTAGCCTGGGAGGACGTCCTGGGTACAGACGTCTCTCCAGGGGCGCATCCCCCAGGGCCATGGGCCATGTCCACCTCCGCAGGGCTCTGGGACGTGGGGTGCGCCGCAAGGGTCAAGAGCTCTGTCCCGGAGGCAGGGTCTGATTCTGTGTCCGTGTTGGTTGGGGGCTGCCAAGGGCGGCCCTGCCCAGAGAGCCTGGGGCCCTGGCCTGCCTGAGTCGCAGCTGGGGAGGGCAGCAGAGTCACCGATAGCCCTGGAGGCTCAGGAGTCCCTGCTGGCCTCGGAAGGCCCACCATCGCCTGCACAGGCACAGAGAGCAGCCCCTGGGCTGTGAGCACCCAGGTGACAGGCAGAGGGGTGCTGGCTGCCGTGTGTGTGCCCAAAGCTGGCGTCAGGCTGAGGGGCTGGACAGGCAGCCGAACAGGGCTGGGCGCTGCAGTGAGAAAGGGTGGTGCCTCGGGCACGCCCTGCTTCCGGGACGTGGCCGGGGCCTGAGACTGTCCGAGACTGCTTGGCCGGCAGCTCACAGGGACCTGGCCGGGGCCCAGACCTGGGACCCTGGAGGCAGCAGGGGCAGCCGGGGCCTTCGAGGCTCCTGTGGAGGCCGGAGCGAGGGCCAGGGCTTGCAGTGTCAGGGGTCTCTCCTCCGCGGCGGAGCCCCAACAGCCTAACGCACTCGAAGCGGCCGCCACGGGGCCCCCAGGCCCAGACAGCACGGCACCAGAGACTGGGGGGCCTTGGGGGGCCAGCGGCTGGAAGACCACAGGAGAGGAGACCAGCAGCTGGGGCAGGAGGACCGCGCGGCCCTGGGCAGCCTTCCTGGCTCGGGCCTCCCGCAGCCGCTTCTCCCGAAGCAGCTCAGACACAGTTTTGGGCTTGGGCCGGGGTCCGGACGGAGCCGGCGGGGGTGCCTGCGGCGTGGACTCCGCGTGGCAGGCCTGCGGCCCTCCACTCCCCATGGGGCAGGTGCTCTTCTTCGCAGCTCCTCGGGCCAGCACACTCTGGAGGAGGCAGCCTGCAGGGAGGACAGGACACTGACTGACGAGCTCCCGAGATAGGACGCGTCCCAGGGGAAGGGCCCTCACAGTGGGCAGCTGCTGGGCCTGGCATCTGGGCCGAGAGGGGCACATCAGCCTGGCCGCTCGTCCCCAGACCTCCCCTCGCACGGCACCCCGAGCCCCCATGCTCCTGCCCCAACCAGGGTGGGCCCGGGAAGAAGGCCAGCCCACGACGGCCCTGTGCATCAGCCCTACATCTCAAACACCTTCCAAACAAGGACTACTGGCTACACTGCCCTCCTCCCTGCACGTCACCTCTCAGGACCCCAGACCCTCGCCCGATTCTGCCGGTGTGGGCAGACTGATGGCCACAAGCAGGAGAGGCCCGTACCAGATGCTGCCCCACCAGCCCCACCAGCCAGGCCTCCTCCCTGAGGTGGCATTCAAACGGACCCACCacaggacgtccctggtggcacagaggttaagaatccgcccgccaatgcaggggacacaggttcgagccctggtccgggaagatcccacgtgccgcggagcagctaagcccatgcgccacaactactgagcctgcgctctagagcccacgagccacaactactgagcccacgtgccacaactcctgaagcccacgcgcctagagcccgtgctccgcaacaagagaagccaccgcgatgagaagcccgtgcaccgcaaggaagagcagcccccgctcactgcaagtagagaaagcccgcgcacagcaaccgagacccaacacagccaaaaataaataataaattaattgaaaaaaaaaaaaccaacaaagaaacaaaaacggaCCCACCACGAGGCACTGAAATCCAAAACCTGTAACAGGTCTGGCCCTTTCCCCACTAAACACAAACCACCCAGATAAAGGGAGAGGCAGATGGGCAGTACCTGGGGTGTTCTGGGCACTCGAGGGTACCTGGAGAAGAAACCAGAGTCAGCGCTTCAGGAAAGTTCCCAAGGGCCCAGACCCACTTCTCCACCCCCACCAAGACCACCATTAGCCTGTCGCCCCGCGCCCAACGTGGCTGCACCCAAAGGCACCCTTGGGAGAGCTCATCTCGGCGGGTCAGGGCTGTGTGGGCTTtgcagggagaggcagggggcctggctgTCTAGGCAGGAGGGCACGGGGCTCCGTGGCCTGGATGGGCCACCACAGGACTGTATCTGGTCCTCCGACCAGCAGCATTACTTTGTCACTTCCTCCCGAGGTGGCGGGCTCAGGGACACAGCCCCCAGCTGCAAGACTCAAGGATTTGGCCACCGGCAGCAGGCTGCCACCCCAGCGGGGCCAGTGCCCAGGGCAGCGGGCGCCCAGTGGCCCCCACGCTCCACCCAGGGGAGGTACAGCCAAGCGGGAGGAGCACACGCTGTGCAACCAGGCGGGCCTGAGTGCCAGCGCAGACCCTGCAGCCCCTGAAGTCGCCTCAAAGCCCCTCCGGGCCCCAGACACCCCCGGGAGACGGGCAGACGCCTCCCAGGAGCGTCTCGGGCTGTCCCCGGCCTGTGGGGACCCGGAAATGCCTCTCTCCCCAGCTAGACAGGCGCCAGCTGTGCCGCTGGGACGGGAGGGAAGGGTGGCGggaaccagggaagcccgtgcctGGCCCTCACCCTCACTCCTTACCTGCAGGAGTGGCGAGTCCCGGGCACCAGCCCGGAGCAGGGCGGGCGGCCGGGCCTTCCTCTCCCGAACGACCTCCATGCAGCCAGCTGTGTCGATCTGGAACAACTGAGGGACGTGGACACACACCACCACGTGACAGGAGGCCTTCCTGCCCATCCTGaggccccccgcccccctgcagGGCCAAGGCCATGAGGGTGTCCGTGGAGGGACTCAGGCCAGCGCTGGCCGCAGCTGCTCTCGTGGAGCAGACCCAACGCcccagaggcctgggctgggcccgCACAGCCCCTTGAGGCTGTGGCCACGTGGCTCAGGCCCTAGCCAGGACTCGGGTTCTCCAGGCCGCCTCAGTGCCGCCACCTTCCTGCCCTGACCCAGCCCCTCGGGACGGCCAGGCCCCCCTTCCCCTCAGCGCCCAGCCCCTCCCACACAGGGTTTAGCTGGCGCGGCAGGGCCGCCGCCCCGTGGTGCCCCTTCCACGCTGAGTTGCGCGCTGAGAAGTGTGGGCCACGGAGGAGCCATTTTGAAGGATCCACCACTTTAAAAGGCTGGACTTTAAGTGAATCCACCACAAACTTCAAAACTCCGCCAAAAACGCAACGCACAGGAGAAAAGAAGGTGTGCGTCGGTGGCTTCTTACCTGAATGAAGAGGGTGAACACCGGGGTGCTGGCCAGGTGGGCGCCCTGCAGCTGCCTCCTGATGCCGTCAGCTGAAGGGGACAAGGGCACGTGTGCACAGGGGCCCAGAGAACCCACACCCCGCTGCCGCCGCGTCCAGCCAGGAAGAAGGGCGAGGACCTGCTGGCGGGCTGGCACGCACTCCTGAGCCCCGAGCGTCCCGCCCCCCCAGACAACGTGACCCACACGCGGGCACCGACGCACTCAGAACCCCGGGAAGATGCGCCCGCTTAGGCCTGAGTGTCTGCTCACTTCCTGAACCGGCCACCAGGTGCTAAGCAGAACGGGAGAGGCAAAACCAAACACCCCCCCCAGGTCGACACCGGGCTGACGGTACCCTCCCCCGACCCCCCTCCCCGGCAGGGCAGATGTGACCTCCATGTGCCTGCAGGTCCCCTCCAGCCCCCCTCCCCGACCGACTCTACCCCTGGGCCCCACGGGAGGCTCCCAAAGGGAAGGGGCCCCCGGGCAGTACCTCGACTGTGCGCCACGGCGGGCCTCCGGGGACTGCGTGGCAGGATGACCTTGCCCACCCATGGGCTCACGGCCGTCAGAAGCTGGTGCTCAAGGAGCCTCCTCTGCAGGGCATGTCCCTGGCGCCGCTGCCCGGTCCTGTGCCACAGCGGCCGCACGCAGggcctggccctgccactgccaCCACCGCCACCAGGGGTGGGCCCCGGGGCGGCGCTGCGCAGGTGCGGCTGCCTCAGCTCCTTCTGTGGGGAGAGAAAGGCCCCTGGGGCTCCTGGCCAAGCTCCACTGCAGGGCGGCCACGCGCCTACCCTCACCGTCCTCCACTCTTGCTGGGTGCCGGAGCAGGGTACGGGTGGGAGACGAGACGGGTGGTGGGCACCGGGGTGGTCTTGGCGGCCTGGGGCGGCGCACCTGGCACCAAGTGGCCACGTCGGGCTGAGCACCTGCAGCGCCATCTCCAGGGGCCCCGAGTGGACGTCCCCACCCTGACACGCACGGCTCCCTGCCCAGACCCCAAAGCGTCTCGCACCCGCGCCCTGGGCCGCTGGGAAACACTCTTTGGAGTGTGGTGACCTCAGAGGAGGGCAGGGGGGTCCCTAAGGCCTGGCTCCAAGAAGCTGCCCAGCTCGGCCACACCCAGGACTAAGAGAGTCCCCGTTCCTCCGGGCAGCTCCCTGAGCTGATGACACGACATGCCTGAGACAAACCCCGGGGCTTAAGGCCCTGCAGTCACAGACTCAAGGAGAGACGATCCCACGTGGCACGGGGGCCGTGGCGTCCACTGTCCCTGGTGTCAGAGAGGGGGCTTCCAACCGCGCCCAGCACAAAACAGCCGCCCCAACGTGGACGCCACCCAAACGTGGCCAGAGCTGTGTCTGGGCCCAGGACCTCAACACATCCACGGACACGCCCACGCGTGACCGGCTGAGTCAGACCGGAGCAGGCGGACAGTGGGACCCTCCACAGG encodes:
- the SNAPC4 gene encoding snRNA-activating protein complex subunit 4 isoform X5, which translates into the protein MDIDAERVRISQEIRELERILDPGSSSINVDISESSLNSDSDADSLPDEDSDAAGPLPLEGERWGEASNDEDDPREKALPEDPETCLQLNMVYQEVIREKLAEVSLLLAQNREQQEEVMWELVGCKGSRVKDSKTLPSSLYMGHFMKPYFKDKVTGVGRPGKRPCSESRWRAAACSVCSSPSYSSSSICSRNRAAARARRRGRSWRSRPGRLRRRCGTSISCPRSPCWGTGWTTTTGRRSPTSTPLRLQFEGSRSAQEIRSFWRNLEHPAINKQEWSARELGQLQAIAAAHGHLHWQKIADELGTCRSAFQCLQKYQQHSPALKRREWTEEEDRVLTQLVQEMRVGSHIPYRRIVYYMEGRDSMQLIYRWTKSLDPSLKKGLWAPEEDAKLLRAVAKYGEQGWFKIREEVPGRSDAQCRDRYLRRLHFGLKKGRWNSKEEEKLIELIEKYGVGHWARIASELPHRTGSQCLSKWKMLVRKQQRRRRGRRPPRKARWSSSSGDSSTASSGDSGDSEPEAALGALTGGQALLPTQHVVPDVDLWVPARQSARELWGGGPGSWPGPCGACPRPPEGSDPAQGGRWEACTTASAPAEPAGQARAASGTQSTSLRGIQCPCSTDARPSSSTGPAHQKELRQPHLRSAAPGPTPGGGGGSGRARPCVRPLWHRTGQRRQGHALQRRLLEHQLLTAVSPWVGKVILPRSPRRPAVAHSRADGIRRQLQGAHLASTPVFTLFIQLFQIDTAGCMEVVRERKARPPALLRAGARDSPLLQVPSSAQNTPGCLLQSVLARGAAKKSTCPMGSGGPQACHAESTPQAPPPAPSGPRPKPKTVSELLREKRLREARARKAAQGRAVLLPQLLVSSPVVFQPLAPQGPPVSGAVLSGPGGPVAAASSALGCWGSAAEERPLTLQALALAPASTGASKAPAAPAASRVPGLGPGQVPVSCRPSSLGQSQAPATSRKQGVPEAPPFLTAAPSPVRLPVQPLSLTPALGTHTAASTPLPVTWVLTAQGLLSVPVQAMVGLPRPAGTPEPPGLSVTLLPSPAATQAGQGPRLSGQGRPWQPPTNTDTESDPASGTELLTLAAHPTSQSPAEVDMAHGPGGCAPGETSVPRTSSQATPLADGSEAEPPGTTSGPGEPRRPSGLEGPPPPRRRPEKRALDLRLLSQEGEAAVREWLRGQRGVRVPPLGSRLSYQPPTLCSLRTLSGLLLRKKALEHRAASLVPSGAAGALQASLGRVREQLRDSPAYMLLRVRFLAAFALPALLATLSPRGVPTTLSVAMRSSPESDSDDSSPGQPELVAGQPGDPASGAQAAAMPAQFQGSPHPGQASAPSCPDSPDELDVLQTRHARHARKRRRLE
- the SNAPC4 gene encoding snRNA-activating protein complex subunit 4 isoform X3 gives rise to the protein MDIDAERVRISQEIRELERILDPGSSSINVDISESSLNSDSDADSLPDEDSDAAGPLPLEGERWGEASNDEDDPREKALPEDPETCLQLNMVYQEVIREKLAEVSLLLAQNREQQEEVMWELVGCKGSRVKDSKTLPSSLYMGHFMKPYFKDKVTGVGPPANEDTRERAAQGIKAFEELLVTKWKTWEKALLRKSVASGRLQRLLQPKLLKLEYLQQKQSSSTSEAERQILEKQAREAEKEVRDINQLPEESLLGNRLDDHDWEKISNVNFEGSRSAQEIRSFWRNLEHPAINKQEWSARELGQLQAIAAAHGHLHWQKIADELGTCRSAFQCLQKYQQHSPALKRREWTEEEDRVLTQLVQEMRVGSHIPYRRIVYYMEGRDSMQLIYRWTKSLDPSLKKGLWAPEEDAKLLRAVAKYGEQGWFKIREEVPGRSDAQCRDRYLRRLHFGLKKGRWNSKEEEKLIELIEKYGVGHWARIASELPHRTGSQCLSKWKMLVRKQQRRRRGRRPPRKARWSSSSGDSSTASSGDSGDSEPEAALGALTGGQALLPTQHVVPDVDLWVPARQSARELWGGGPGSWPGPCGACPRPPEGSDPAQGGRWEACTTASAPAEPAGQARAASGTQSTSLRGIQCPCSTDARPSSSTGPAHQKELRQPHLRSAAPGPTPGGGGGSGRARPCVRPLWHRTGQRRQGHALQRRLLEHQLLTAVSPWVGKVILPRSPRRPAVAHSRADGIRRQLQGAHLASTPVFTLFIQLFQIDTAGCMEVVRERKARPPALLRAGARDSPLLQVPSSAQNTPGCLLQSVLARGAAKKSTCPMGSGGPQACHAESTPQAPPPAPSGPRPKPKTVSELLREKRLREARARKAAQGRAVLLPQLLVSSPVVFQPLAPQGPPVSGAVLSGPGGPVAAASSALGCWGSAAEERPLTLQALALAPASTGASKAPAAPAASRVPGLGPGQVPVSCRPSSLGQSQAPATSRKQGVPEAPPFLTAAPSPVRLPVQPLSLTPALGTHTAASTPLPVTWVLTAQGLLSVPVQAMVGLPRPAGTPEPPGLSVTLLPSPAATQAGQGPRLSGQGRPWQPPTNTDTESDPASGTELLTLAAHPTSQSPAEVDMAHGPGGCAPGETSVPRTSSQATPLADGSEAEPPGTTSGPGEPRRPSGLEGPPPPRRRPEKRALDLRLLSQEGEAAVREWLRGQRGVRVPPLGSRLSYQPPTLCSLRTLSGLLLRKKALEHRAASLVPSGAAGALQASLGRVREQLRDSPAYMLLRVRFLAAFALPALLATLSPRGVPTTLSVAMRSSPESDSDDSSPGQPELVAGQPGDPASGAQAAAMPAQFQGSPHPGQASAPSCPDSPDELDVLQTRHARHARKRRRLE